In Bacteroidales bacterium, a genomic segment contains:
- a CDS encoding MraY family glycosyltransferase: MIFNTDFYEVFLPPYVLIGIAILFSFLVTFVAIPSIVRVSVSRKLMALPNGRTSHINPTPNLGGVAIFAGVIVSSVIFTGITTAHELKYIIAAMLIVFFVGLKDDLHPMVAYKKFIGQSVAVLFILVPGDFHLASLHGLLGIEELSYFFSLAITYILFMALINSFNLIDGIDGLASGIGIINSIFFGIVFLLGNHLAYAVMSFILASSLIAFFYYNVFSKKNKIFLGDTGAMLTGLILAIFAVRFLNFESDSLFLSQSQSAPAVLLCVLIVPIFDTARVFILRIFRRKSPFEADRTHIHHRLLELSRTHLKATSIILSVNLLFIAIGLIFRNINTLLLIVITLALASALSYIPVYLRRNTKD, from the coding sequence TATGAGGTTTTTCTGCCACCATATGTCCTGATCGGAATTGCAATTCTGTTCTCCTTCCTGGTCACTTTTGTTGCGATCCCGTCCATTGTCAGGGTATCTGTCTCCAGGAAATTAATGGCCCTTCCCAACGGGCGCACCTCTCATATCAATCCGACCCCGAACCTGGGCGGCGTTGCCATTTTTGCAGGTGTGATTGTTTCATCGGTAATATTTACCGGAATTACCACCGCCCATGAATTAAAGTACATCATTGCCGCCATGCTAATTGTCTTCTTTGTCGGGCTCAAGGATGATCTTCACCCCATGGTGGCCTACAAGAAATTTATTGGACAATCCGTTGCCGTACTGTTTATCCTGGTTCCCGGCGATTTTCATCTGGCCTCACTGCATGGTCTTCTCGGAATAGAGGAACTCTCCTATTTCTTCAGCCTGGCCATCACCTATATTCTGTTTATGGCACTTATAAACAGTTTCAATCTGATTGACGGGATCGACGGGCTTGCATCAGGCATCGGCATTATAAACTCCATTTTCTTCGGAATCGTGTTCCTCCTGGGGAACCACCTGGCTTATGCGGTCATGAGTTTTATCCTGGCATCTTCCCTGATTGCTTTCTTCTATTATAATGTGTTCAGCAAGAAAAATAAAATCTTCCTTGGAGATACCGGGGCTATGCTCACTGGCCTGATTCTTGCCATATTCGCAGTCAGGTTTCTGAACTTTGAAAGCGACAGCCTTTTCCTGAGTCAAAGTCAATCGGCTCCGGCGGTGTTATTATGTGTTCTGATTGTGCCCATCTTCGATACGGCCCGGGTTTTTATTTTACGAATTTTCAGAAGAAAATCACCCTTCGAAGCCGACCGGACTCATATACACCACCGCCTGCTGGAGCTAAGCAGAACTCACCTGAAAGCGACCTCAATAATTTTATCAGTCAATTTGCTTTTTATCGCCATAGGTCTCATATTCAGAAATATTAATACCCTGCTGTTAATAGTGATCACCCTTGCACTGGCATCTGCATTATCATACATCCCCGTTTATCTGAGGCGAAATACCAAAGATTAA
- a CDS encoding oligosaccharide flippase family protein, with product MTLVQNFSYLSALQIFNMMVPLITLPYLLKVLGRETYGLVIFAQAIVSYFQILIDFGFNLSSTRNISIHRNDKDKISEIVSSTLLLKGLLFICSVLILTMGISLFPKINENRTLFLLMMHLGLYEWIFPIWYFQGLEKMKYITLINLVSRVIFLSLVFILIKHENDYLKVPIINGLGALIAGIVALFIVFKRDRVKFVFPKRTVVKHYFFDSLPLFFANIAGKIKILTNKAVLGSFVGMESVALYDIADKIKAVFLAFLQIIGQVLFPNVSQTRNRNLTRRGVRFILFVGLGFYLFSGVLLAIVIPVYFSEYMEIIKLFWILGLLIIIQPVSYLIGTGVLLVNDLKHQYTRNLYISMAVYLVLIGICFILGIISIYTTAYCLVLSAITGLTGNVIVCNRNRILNWVI from the coding sequence ATGACCTTGGTTCAGAACTTTTCTTATTTATCTGCTTTACAGATATTTAACATGATGGTTCCTCTTATCACCTTGCCATATTTACTTAAAGTATTGGGTAGGGAGACATATGGTTTAGTAATTTTTGCACAGGCAATTGTCTCATATTTTCAGATACTTATAGATTTTGGATTCAATTTATCCTCTACAAGAAACATTTCAATTCATAGAAATGATAAGGATAAAATCTCCGAGATTGTCTCCAGTACATTATTATTAAAAGGATTGCTATTTATATGCTCGGTATTGATTCTGACCATGGGCATCTCTCTTTTTCCAAAAATAAATGAAAATAGAACCCTGTTCCTCCTTATGATGCACCTGGGTTTGTATGAATGGATTTTTCCAATTTGGTATTTTCAGGGGCTTGAAAAAATGAAATACATAACACTCATTAATCTAGTGAGTAGAGTTATATTCTTATCACTTGTTTTCATTCTTATAAAACATGAGAATGATTACCTGAAGGTTCCGATTATTAACGGTCTTGGTGCTCTGATTGCTGGTATAGTTGCATTGTTTATCGTTTTTAAGAGGGATAGAGTAAAGTTTGTATTTCCTAAAAGAACAGTAGTGAAGCATTATTTTTTTGATAGCCTTCCGCTTTTTTTTGCAAACATAGCAGGTAAGATTAAAATACTTACTAATAAAGCTGTTTTAGGTTCATTTGTAGGGATGGAAAGTGTCGCATTATATGATATTGCTGATAAGATCAAGGCCGTATTCTTAGCATTCTTACAGATTATTGGCCAGGTATTGTTTCCTAATGTATCACAAACCAGGAATAGGAATCTAACCCGGAGAGGAGTACGGTTCATACTATTTGTTGGTCTTGGTTTCTATCTGTTTTCAGGTGTACTATTGGCCATTGTTATACCAGTGTATTTTTCTGAATACATGGAGATTATAAAATTGTTTTGGATACTTGGTTTATTAATTATCATTCAACCAGTCAGTTATTTAATAGGGACTGGCGTATTGCTGGTGAATGATTTGAAGCATCAATATACACGTAATTTATACATCTCAATGGCAGTCTATTTAGTCTTGATCGGAATCTGTTTTATACTGGGTATAATAAGTATCTATACTACCGCTTATTGTCTGGTATTATCAGCAATTACAGGGTTGACTGGTAATGTTATTGTTTGCAACAGGAATAGAATACTTAACTGGGTAATATGA
- a CDS encoding polysaccharide pyruvyl transferase family protein, producing MIYEIEKWYVKHTLEKSFLKSDGIINIHRLNTTNSGDLKCAPYLYFPELNKFAKLDILGYLGRDLRKTRRWTKSVLNRDIVLGGGGLLDRDSFFHSIDMMKLLLSKGRKIVPWGVGHNHPSLKVSKRFFKQINDFKLIGLRDYGIVGVEWVPCVSCMNDVFDKGFEQKLEVGIIRHETFDLEKADSMEVPILSNNAPFDEIISFIGGLETLITNSYHAMYWAMLMRRKVIVVPNSSKMSSFKYQPPLCNDIKDYKSYLKKSFVVEGLLEECRELNQNFSVKVFEYLNIV from the coding sequence ATGATATATGAAATTGAGAAATGGTATGTTAAACACACACTTGAGAAATCATTTCTTAAAAGTGACGGAATAATAAATATACATCGATTGAACACTACTAATAGTGGTGACTTGAAATGCGCCCCATATCTATATTTCCCGGAACTCAACAAGTTCGCGAAACTAGACATCCTTGGTTATCTAGGTCGAGACTTAAGAAAGACAAGAAGATGGACCAAATCTGTGTTAAATAGAGATATTGTTTTGGGTGGAGGAGGTTTGCTTGATAGAGACTCCTTTTTTCATAGCATAGATATGATGAAATTGTTATTATCGAAAGGCAGGAAAATTGTGCCATGGGGTGTGGGACACAATCACCCATCATTAAAAGTGAGCAAGCGCTTCTTTAAGCAAATAAATGATTTTAAGTTAATTGGATTAAGGGATTATGGTATAGTTGGTGTCGAATGGGTACCCTGTGTCAGTTGTATGAATGATGTATTTGATAAAGGTTTTGAGCAAAAGCTTGAAGTAGGAATTATCAGGCACGAAACATTCGATCTTGAGAAAGCAGACAGTATGGAGGTCCCTATACTTTCAAACAATGCCCCTTTTGATGAGATTATTAGCTTCATAGGGGGATTAGAAACACTGATTACGAATAGTTATCATGCCATGTATTGGGCTATGCTAATGAGAAGGAAAGTAATCGTTGTACCAAATTCCTCCAAAATGAGCAGCTTCAAATATCAGCCGCCATTATGCAATGATATTAAAGACTATAAATCCTATTTGAAAAAATCCTTTGTGGTTGAGGGCTTACTGGAAGAGTGCAGAGAATTGAATCAGAATTTCTCAGTTAAGGTTTTTGAATATTTGAATATAGTCTAA
- a CDS encoding glycosyltransferase, with translation MNILVNLNSSLKNKKDPFHGGNEYSNRVCTEIIESNSSWKHDLFFYCNTEELLEPGLRKKINEDDYCKLLTQREYNQLEDAIKNLRIERLFDPLGGIEIGQYSLENIEVVYTIHGLRPIEMPTDINEYYLESRIKYIIKSLFSPAYKKKVKRNFKASIELKAKSKKLIVVSNHTKYTIISEFNIDPGDVCVLYSPEKAFPIISEAEEEIFFNRIEDIDKEKYYLIVSSKRWIKNTFRAIKAFDELISHGQIKHKIVLTGANDKVKRLIKKKNMFCILDYVEAGDLEILYKNAFALVYPSLNEGFGYPPLEAMKYGTPVISASITSIPEVVGDASLSFNPLSVLELKARLLHMQNDKELYDRLVVQGQKRYQIINRKQKEDLRKIVEIILS, from the coding sequence ATGAATATCCTGGTGAATCTTAATTCATCACTGAAGAATAAGAAAGACCCTTTTCATGGTGGTAATGAATACTCAAATAGAGTATGTACTGAGATAATTGAATCCAATTCTTCATGGAAGCATGATTTGTTCTTTTACTGCAATACTGAAGAGTTGCTTGAACCCGGTTTACGAAAAAAGATTAATGAGGATGACTATTGCAAACTTCTTACCCAGAGAGAATACAATCAATTGGAAGATGCAATTAAAAACCTCAGGATTGAGAGGTTATTTGATCCATTGGGGGGGATAGAAATAGGACAATACTCATTGGAAAATATAGAGGTGGTCTATACCATTCATGGGTTAAGGCCAATTGAAATGCCAACTGATATTAATGAATATTATCTGGAGAGTAGAATAAAGTACATTATAAAAAGTCTATTCTCACCAGCCTATAAAAAGAAGGTAAAACGGAATTTCAAGGCATCGATAGAACTGAAAGCAAAGTCAAAAAAGCTTATAGTCGTCTCCAACCACACGAAATATACGATTATTTCAGAGTTCAATATAGATCCCGGTGATGTATGCGTGTTATACAGTCCTGAAAAAGCTTTTCCAATTATATCTGAAGCTGAAGAGGAGATATTTTTTAATAGAATTGAAGATATCGATAAAGAAAAGTATTATTTAATCGTGAGTTCCAAACGTTGGATAAAGAATACTTTTCGAGCTATAAAAGCTTTTGATGAACTTATTAGTCACGGGCAAATCAAGCATAAAATAGTATTAACCGGTGCAAACGATAAGGTAAAGCGATTAATTAAAAAGAAGAATATGTTTTGTATTCTTGATTATGTCGAAGCCGGAGATTTGGAAATCCTGTATAAAAATGCCTTTGCTCTGGTATATCCTTCGCTAAATGAAGGCTTTGGTTATCCCCCACTTGAAGCTATGAAATATGGCACTCCCGTGATTTCTGCATCAATTACTTCAATTCCTGAAGTTGTTGGCGATGCTTCTCTGAGCTTCAATCCATTATCAGTACTTGAATTAAAAGCCAGATTGCTTCACATGCAAAATGACAAAGAATTGTATGACAGATTAGTTGTACAAGGTCAAAAAAGATACCAGATAATTAACAGGAAGCAGAAAGAGGATTTGAGGAAAATTGTAGAGATCATATTATCCTAA
- a CDS encoding EpsG family protein encodes MPDWKGFSGMYKVGTDDSSFYAGVADDISSIPTIARGYIGMDYKYVNFLKLLYPFKINHPLTIIVPNLIGIGFIPYLTYKTSYSLTGDHKTSKIAFILVMICPVILSNGLILMRDGWTAFLIIAGIYYLLEKRILQYIIALLLLSYLRLGSGILLAIAPLFYLKQFFFSGSLLQQVLKILAAVVVVTAFFSFGLPLLLEFMESKGVSGFARQEFVETFIKRTDSDSVIYAIYTKPAYLQVPLGFLFFLFAPFLTFQFYTEGVFNIRNIMFTTIMPILSLVYFRYFFSGVLYSLKKKEPSLKRFIFVLFFMILIISQLSIQPRHKTSIMPLFYILVAFGVNYNDKLSRQLSLSFAILLGLIQVYTLI; translated from the coding sequence ATGCCGGACTGGAAGGGTTTTTCGGGTATGTATAAAGTTGGCACTGACGATAGTAGCTTCTACGCTGGAGTTGCAGATGATATCTCCAGTATCCCAACTATTGCAAGAGGGTATATTGGTATGGATTATAAATATGTTAATTTTTTAAAACTATTATATCCATTTAAGATAAATCATCCTTTAACCATAATAGTACCGAATCTTATTGGAATTGGTTTCATCCCATATCTCACATACAAAACTAGTTACTCATTAACCGGTGATCATAAAACTAGTAAAATAGCTTTTATTTTGGTTATGATCTGTCCGGTAATTCTATCCAACGGACTGATATTAATGAGAGATGGGTGGACCGCTTTTCTAATTATTGCAGGTATCTACTATTTGCTTGAAAAGAGAATACTTCAGTATATCATAGCACTTCTTTTGCTTTCTTATCTCAGGTTGGGATCAGGAATACTTCTCGCAATTGCACCTCTTTTTTATCTGAAGCAATTTTTTTTCTCCGGGTCCCTTTTACAGCAAGTTTTAAAAATTTTAGCTGCTGTAGTTGTAGTTACTGCTTTTTTTAGTTTTGGATTACCACTATTATTAGAATTTATGGAGTCTAAAGGAGTCTCTGGTTTTGCGCGACAAGAATTTGTAGAAACTTTTATCAAAAGAACTGATAGTGATTCTGTAATATATGCCATATATACAAAGCCAGCTTATTTGCAAGTCCCACTGGGATTTCTTTTCTTTTTGTTTGCTCCGTTTCTAACCTTTCAATTCTATACCGAAGGAGTATTTAACATTCGAAACATTATGTTCACCACAATAATGCCAATTTTATCTTTGGTGTATTTCAGGTATTTCTTTTCGGGTGTTTTGTATTCTCTTAAAAAGAAAGAACCATCTTTAAAAAGGTTCATTTTTGTTCTGTTCTTTATGATTCTCATAATCAGTCAACTCTCAATACAGCCCAGACATAAGACATCTATCATGCCCTTATTTTATATACTCGTGGCATTTGGGGTGAATTATAACGATAAGTTGTCAAGACAATTGAGTTTGTCTTTCGCCATTCTACTTGGACTTATCCAGGTTTACACGCTAATTTAG
- a CDS encoding glycosyltransferase, which translates to MRLLINTANLRVGGAWQRSISFIEELKKFPENEYFIYYTDELKKHINISLFPENFNFYHFERSPARLLSRRGIVKKFNRLEKKIIPDLVFSFVGPAYWRPRSIHLVGFGIPHIVYSEYRHVKELGLKDKLAIWYKKQWTKKEADYYVVQTGDVKNRLAEKANVPNEKIFIVSNGYGSQYDNFNLSIAKKEQLRKLLLISTYRKNKNIDIINDLIIELKKRKFQCEFHITIDDEVYEQVFSGNESWVKNHGHVPSAKGPELYSQCDAMFLPTLLECFSASYPEAMRMEIPILTSDYSFATSICGDAALYFDPYDVKDMAEKIIQLYSDDKLYKSLIVNGLKRLEAFDNPEVRTRKYLEICRKLISNNNTKPA; encoded by the coding sequence ATGAGATTACTAATTAATACTGCAAATCTAAGAGTTGGAGGAGCCTGGCAAAGGTCGATTTCATTTATTGAAGAACTTAAGAAATTTCCGGAGAATGAATATTTCATTTACTATACAGACGAGTTAAAAAAGCATATAAATATCTCACTTTTCCCGGAGAATTTCAATTTCTATCATTTTGAAAGAAGTCCTGCAAGATTGCTTTCGAGACGTGGTATAGTGAAGAAATTTAACAGATTAGAAAAGAAGATTATACCTGATCTTGTGTTTTCTTTTGTAGGTCCGGCATATTGGAGACCCAGATCCATACATCTGGTAGGCTTTGGAATTCCTCATATTGTTTACTCCGAATACAGGCATGTAAAAGAACTGGGTTTAAAAGACAAGTTAGCGATTTGGTATAAAAAACAGTGGACAAAGAAAGAGGCTGATTATTATGTTGTCCAGACCGGGGATGTAAAAAACAGGCTTGCCGAAAAAGCAAATGTCCCGAATGAAAAAATCTTCATTGTCTCCAATGGTTATGGAAGTCAGTATGACAATTTTAATTTGTCTATTGCAAAAAAGGAGCAGCTAAGAAAACTGTTATTGATAAGCACTTATAGAAAAAACAAGAATATTGACATCATAAATGATTTGATTATTGAACTGAAAAAGAGGAAATTCCAATGTGAGTTTCATATAACAATTGATGATGAGGTGTATGAACAAGTATTTTCCGGCAATGAATCCTGGGTAAAAAATCATGGTCACGTGCCTTCAGCAAAGGGGCCGGAACTCTATAGTCAGTGTGATGCCATGTTTCTGCCTACTTTGCTGGAATGCTTTTCTGCCTCCTATCCAGAGGCAATGCGAATGGAGATCCCAATCTTAACTTCAGATTATTCCTTTGCAACATCCATATGTGGTGATGCTGCATTATATTTTGACCCCTATGATGTGAAGGATATGGCTGAAAAGATTATTCAATTATACAGTGATGATAAGTTATATAAATCTCTAATTGTTAATGGATTAAAAAGATTAGAGGCTTTTGACAACCCGGAAGTGCGCACAAGAAAGTATCTTGAGATTTGTAGGAAGCTGATATCGAATAATAATACAAAACCAGCATGA
- a CDS encoding DapH/DapD/GlmU-related protein has protein sequence MRSYIQLYTVSGFARLVYNTIRTRLFYPRAKIVRFPIDFRGLQYIEYGKGFTTGRSCRIEAYPQNKGSITVKIGENFQMNDYVHITGISRVEIGNNVLIASKVYISDMSHGSYQGNEHDSHPDSIPKERPLFSKPIFIEDNVWIGEMVTVLPGVTIGKGSIIGANSVVSKNIPEFCIAAGNPAHVIKRFNREQNKWERTL, from the coding sequence ATGAGATCATACATTCAACTCTATACAGTATCGGGTTTTGCGAGGTTGGTTTATAATACCATACGAACGCGTTTGTTTTACCCCAGAGCGAAAATTGTCCGTTTCCCAATTGATTTCCGAGGTCTGCAATATATAGAATATGGAAAGGGTTTTACAACAGGAAGGTCCTGCCGGATTGAGGCATATCCACAGAATAAAGGAAGTATTACGGTAAAGATCGGAGAGAACTTTCAGATGAACGATTATGTGCATATCACAGGGATTTCAAGAGTTGAAATTGGGAATAATGTTCTGATTGCAAGCAAGGTATATATTTCTGATATGTCTCACGGGAGCTACCAGGGTAATGAACATGACAGTCATCCTGACTCGATACCCAAAGAAAGGCCTCTATTCAGTAAGCCTATATTCATTGAAGACAATGTTTGGATTGGAGAAATGGTTACCGTCCTGCCAGGTGTTACGATTGGAAAAGGAAGTATAATCGGGGCTAATTCTGTTGTTTCAAAAAATATTCCGGAATTCTGTATTGCTGCAGGTAATCCTGCACACGTGATTAAACGATTCAACCGGGAACAAAATAAATGGGAGCGAACACTGTGA